The genomic segment CCATTTCATATATTCCTTCGTATTCAGGACCATGGACCACTCGTCTCCAGCGTTCCGTACCTTTGACGATGTCTCGGACAACCGGTTCAAGAACTCAATGGTTCCCGCTTGGTCATCGCCAGGGGGACAAACAACTCCCCATACACCAACGGGGCCCGGAGGGAACTCATGGCCCTCTGCCGTCCGCCTATCGAAGAGCGCTTGGACAGCCGTCTCGAGCTCCGCAGAAGCAGGCGTCTCTTTACCATCTACGTCGACCTGCCTGATGATGTTGCCCAGGCCCGATACGATCTTCCGCGGAGCCGTGATGGGGACCAGGGGTGCCTGGATCGAGTTGGTGTGATCGCTCCCTCTGGTGTAGATGTTGACTTCCTGAGCCCGTCGCTCTTCGCGCTCGACCAGATCCAAACCCCCCTTCAGGTTGACTTTCCAGCGGCTAGCGATGAGAGTCGACTGGAGGCCATTCTGAAAGATCGTGTTCGCCAAGGGAAGTGTGCATACGTAACTGCCAGGCTTCGACCCGTAGGAAAACGTAATGGCAGCGTTCAGCTTGTCGTTGCTACGAGGAGCAGACTGCATGTTAGGGCTCCTCCCCTGCCACAGCCTCGGCATGATCATATCCTTTGGCCCGTAGTAGAATGAGAATCCGTGTGGGATGTCACCGAATGCACGAAGGGGGTGAAGGCCATCGACTACACCGGTAAGAGCGTTGAACTCGCGACCCACATCGCCGGATGATTTCGAATCCCCAAAGGGTCGCAGCAGTGCGGCCGTAAACTTTTCATCTAGCAGCCATGACGCATATGGCCGGGAAGCAAGTACTACAACCGCGCCGTCATCTTTCTCGAGGCCTGCTTTCTGTAAAGACCTGACAGTCTTGGTCACTCTCTGAACGAGGGTACCCTATTCACGCGGTCAGTATTAATGAGATATGAGATCTCGATGCAAGGaagatctctttttttttccggcaGGCTCACCTGCCAGCTCTCTTCATTCCCGTGGACAGAAAAGCATGCAGTTTTATATCCTCGTCTAGCCAATGAATGTCTAGCACACTGAGCGAACCGGGGGATGGCTCTCTGGATATACATCGCGTCACGGTCACCACCTCCAAGCTGGGCCGAGCTCTCGGAATGCTTGTTCTTCGTCCGCGACTGGATTGATAATCACAGACGCATATGCTGATGAGATTACTTCCTTTCTTACAAACCCATTGAAATGAATTGAGGTCTTGTGTGAGTCAGGTTCCCGCAACTGCTCCAGCTTTGTAAGGTAGGAGGAAGTGAATGAATGTATGATGAATTATCCAACAACCTTGATTGGTGTGGCTGGAGCTTGAGCTTCCCAGGTTCAATGCGTCGGCAGGAAAATGCGCCAGGGGCAGAAGCGGCGTCGACCATCCCAAAGGAACTTTGGTACCTTATCGGCTCTGAGGAACGGATACTCGTTATCGATAAGGCAAGTCATCGATAACCCCCCCTTGCTTGTGGCTGGTAAATCGGACTTGAGCACCTCAGGTTCCCTGCGCCTGTGGCTCGCACCCGAATTTTAGCTGCATGACCCCTCCAAGGCCCTCCTCCTCGAACACCCAATCCTGTGACTCAAATCCGCGAAGTGCTGCAATCAGACCGCCGAGTCATAGTTGCTTGCCCCTCCTCGGAGACCTTTGGAGATTTTTTTGTATTTGTACCATCAGTCGAAGCCCACCTCCCCGGGCTTCTTCGCAAACATATCCACCACGTCCAACTCAATATTTCTTCGAGCACTCCGCGTGCGCCCTCCATCACTCAGTCTACGTCCACGTCCTCCCCGTCTTCGACCTTTCCTACAGACACGTGCCACCATGGCCACCGACAGCGGACGCGGAAACCCCAGTGCGCAAGCCCCTCCTCCCCCATCCCACACCCCACATTCTCACGATGCCTCCCGGCCCAATTGCCATTGTGACGCCTTCAGACATTGAGCTGACCCATGTGTCTCCTTCCCAGTCGGCGCTACTGAGGGCCTCAAGGAGGAGGTTCCTCCTGCCGTCTCAAACGAAACCAAGGCCCAGGTTGCCTCGACGTCCGCCACCCATGCCGCCGGTCAGGATGCTGGTGCGACCGCTGGCGCACCTCCCAAGGTGAAGACCGAGAAGGAATTGGAGAAGGAGCGCAAGAAGGCCGAAAAGGACGCCAAATTCAAGGCGAAGTTGGCCGAGAAGGCCGCAAAGGCCGCCGCAGCCCCCGCTGCATCCAAGaacaaggagaagaaggccaaggccgagaagaaggaggaagaggcTATCCCTGAATACGTTGAAGATACCCCCAAGGGAGAGAAGAAGCGCCTCAAGCCCCTCGAGGACCCCCACTTCAAGGCGTATCACCCTGAAGCTGTCGAGAGTGCCTGGTATGACTGGTGGGAGAAGGAAGGCTTCTTCAGTAAGTGATACCGGTCGCACCCCTTTCTTGTGGGAGGTCTTGCGTGAGCTAATTCAACCTCAACAGAGCCCGAATTCACTGCCGAGGGCAAGGTTAAGCCCGCGGGCAAGTTCGTCATCGCTCACCCTCCTCCTAACGTCACCGGTGCCCTGCATTTGGGCCACGCCCTTGGCGACTCCCTTCAAGATATCATGATTCGATGGAACCGCATGTTGGGCAAGACGACGCTCTGGATCCCCGGTTGCGATCACGCCGGTATCTCGACACAGAGCGTTGTCGAGAACATGCTCTGGAGAAGAGAAGGAAAGACCCGTCACGACCTCGGCCGTGAGGACTTTGTCGACAAGGTCTGGGCCTGGAAGGGCGAATACCACGACAAGATCAACGCTGCTCTCCGAAAGATGGGAGGAAGTTTCGACTGGAGCCGTGAGGCCTTCACCATGGACGCGAACCTGTCCGCCGCCGTTGCCGAGACCTTTGTCAGACTTTTCGAGGAGGGTACCATCTACCGCGCCAACAGACTTGTCAACTGGTCCTCCAGGCTCACCACCGCCCTTTCCAACCTCGAGGTTATCAACAAGGAGCTGACCGGAAGGACATTGTTGGAGGTCCCCGGCTACGAGAAGAAGATTGAGTTTGGTGTTTTGATTCATTTCAAGTACCAGATTGAGGGTACCGATGAGTATCTTGAGGTTGCCACCACCCGTATTGAGACCATGCTGGGTGATTCAGGTATCGCTGTTCACCCGGATGATCCTAGATATACGCACCTGGTTGGAAAGAAGGCCATCCACCCCATCATCCCGGGTCGTCTGATGCCCATCGTTGCGGATACCTATGTCGACAAAGAGTTCGGTACCGGTGCCGTCAAGCTTACCCCGGCCCACGACCCCAACGATTTCAACCTGGGCCAGAAGCATGGCCTCGAGTTCATCAACATTCTTACTGATGATGGAAACATCAACGAGAATGGTGGCAAGTACCAGGGTCAGAAGAGATTCGAGTAAGTGACTGTGCAGATCTCGCATACCCTCATGCAAACTAACCTCTTTAGCGTGCGTTATGCCATTCAGGAGGAGCTCAAGCAGCTCGGTCTCTACGTCGACAAGAAGGACAACGCCATGACTATTCCCCTTTGCGAGCGCTCCAAGGACGTCATTGAGCCTCTGCTGAAGCCCCAGTGGTACATGAGCATGCGCAGCATGGCCGACGATGCCGTTGCCGCTGTCAAGGACGGCAGAATCAAGATCAAGCCCGAGTCCTCCGAGCGCAGCTTCTACGCCTGGATGGCCAACATCAACGACTGGTGTATCTCCCGTCAGCTTTGGTGGGGTCACCGTTGCCCTGTGTACCTGGCCAAGGTTGAGGGCGAGAAGTCCGATTCCCTGGACAACAAGCGGTGGTTCGCTGGCAAGACTCGCGAGGAGGCCGAGGCCAAGGCCAAGGCTGCCCTTCCCGGCAAGAACTTCACTCTTGAGCAAGATGAGGACGTGCTCGATACCTGGTTCTCTTCTGGTCTGTGGCCCTTCTCAACCCTGGGCTGGCCCAACAAGACCCAAGACCTGCAGGAGTTGTACCCTACCTCTGTCCTCGAGACTGGTTGGGATATTCTGTTCTTCTGGATTGCCAGAATGGTCATGCTGGGTATCAAGCTTACTGGCCAGGTTCCATTCACTGAGGTGTACTGCCACAGCCTCGTCCGTGACTCAGAGGGCCGCAAGATGAGCAAGTCTTTGGGTAACGTCATTGACCCCCTGGACGCCATCGCTGGTATCAAGCTCGAGGACCTCCACGCCAAGCTTCGCACCGGTAACCTCCACCCCAGCGAAGTTGCCAAGGCCGAGAAGTACCAGAAGCAGGCCTTCCCTGATGGTCTGCCTCGCAACGGTGCTGACAGTCTTCGCTTCACCATGGCTGCGCTCACATCGACGAGCGGTGATGTCAACTTTGACGTCAAGGTCATGACTGGTTGGAGAAAGTTCTGCAACAAGATCTGGCAAGCGTCCAAGTATGTCCTGGGTAACCTGCCCGCGGACTTTGTTCCCGCCAAGGAGGCTACCGTTGGTGTTACTCTCGCGGAGAAGTGGATCCTTCACAAGCTCAACAACTCCGCCAAGGAGATCAACACCGCTCTGGCGGCGAGAGATTTCCAGCAGGCCACTGGTATCGTGTACCAGTACATTCTCAACTTCCTTTGCGATGTCTACATTGAGAACAGCAAGTCCATCATCAGGGATGGCACTCCCGAGGAGGCCGCCAGCGCCGTCCAGACCCTGTACACCGCGTTGGAGGGTGCGCTGACCATGATCCACCCCTTCACACCCTTCCTCACGGAGGAGTTGTGGCAGCGTCTGCCTCGCCGCCCTGAAGACAAGACCAGGTCCATCATGCTTGCCAGCTACCCCGTCTACGACGCCAAGTTTGATGACCCCAAGTCCGAGGCCGCGTACGAGCTTGTCCTGGGATGCTCGCGTGGTGCGAGATCCCTCATGAGCGAGTACGCTCAGAAGGAGGAGAGCAAGAGTAAGTCACATGTGCCGATGTTGCGATGTAGGTCCCACCCACTGACACGATCATCAGTTATTATCCAGTCTCACGATGCCACCTCGCACCAGACCATCAACGACCAGGTGGCCTCCATCAAAACCCTTAGCGGCAAGGGCGTCACGGGCATCGACATCATTACCTCCGACGCCGCCCGTCCCGCCGGCTGCGTCGCGTTCCCCGTCGCCTCCTCCGCCTCTGTGTACCTTCACGTCAAGGGCCGCGTCGACCTCGACGCCGAGGTCGAGAAGGCCAAGAAGAGGCTCGACAAGGCGCGCGCCAATATTGACAAGCAGCACAAGGTCCTCAACGACCCCATCTACAAGGAGAAGGTCGCCGAGGCCGTCCAGAAGCTGGACAAGCAGAAGCTCGTCGACCTCGAGTCTGAGGCCAGGAGTTTCGAGGACACGATTAAGCAGTTTGAGCAGCTCAAGCTCGAGTAAGGGCTTGCGTGTGAGTGGGATAaggagtaaaaaaaaggtagacGCATTTATCTGTGGTAGAGATGCGATAGGACTGCTAGTTGAGGGGGCAGGATTTCTTTGCTTGTCGTTGTTACCTTATCGAGAGGTTagggtttaaatagagcCCGTATGTCAAAGTTCAAGAAGAATGGCGTTGAGACATGATATATTTTGAATGAGGCATAATCTGCCTTTGCCCATTGATGGTGCGCCTCGTACAGTGATCCTTATTTGCGTCGATGCGAACGTCACATGTCACCTAGAGCCACCCTAAAAGCAATCAAAGTCGATGTAGGGGGCATACCAATCACATGCCATGTCGCAACCTCTCACTTTGCCAACAGCCCCCCGAAGGACCTATACGCATCCGCGTAACGCCCACCTGCGCAAGCACCCAGAAAGAAGAGTTCAGCTTTTTACTGCTTCTTCTTACTCGCAGATCCCTTGGCccccttctcctccttctccagcTTCGCAAAGTCCTCGCGGTCCTTGCGCTCAGCATACCACTGCCCAGCCTGCAACACCAGCACACCAACCAACACGAGCGCCAAAATGGTATTGCTCGCCGCCAGCACCTTCAAACTATCCTCCTTGCCCAGAATGATCTCCCCCGTGACGGGGCCGTCTTTCACTTCTCCGGTAAAGTTGGGGTCATCCCAGATGCCCGCGCTGACGGACCGGAGGCCCTTGACAATGTTGGTGATGTAGACGCCGACGCCGATGAGGTAGAGGACGAGGGACGCGCCGTCAAAGAGGACGTTCGCTTCCGAGGGGCGGAAGAGCTTGATGAAGAAGCCGAGGAAGCCGGTGAAGACGATGATGTTGAGGAGGCGGCCGATCAGGGGAGGCGACTGGTGCATGAATTTGAGGTGGGTTTCGAGGTGGGCGAAGAAGGTTTCCGGGACGGGGGCCGAGGTCCAGAGGAGGGGGAAGTCGTAGGGGAAGGAGGCGAAGAGGATGCCTAGGAAGAAGCAGGTTGCTGTTTGGTGAGTTGTTAGTTTTCTCGGTTGGGTTCGTGGTCAAGGAGCTCTCGCTCTCGATGCGCGAGTTGCTgatgggggaggggggaaagGAGAGGGGACGTACGCCCGATGATCATGAACGTCGCAAAGGAGGTTGAGCCGCGGTAGTTGCGGGATTGCGTGGTCTTTGACCAATCGACCCAGCCGGACATGTTGGGCGGTTTCTCGTTCTGCTATTCGGCTTTGTGGTTGCGGTAGAGAGCGATAATGCGCGCGAGCTTGCTGTCGCGACGAAAGAATTCGCTTTATAAAGCGCAAAGGTCTCGACCCGTCAAAGATATGCGCTGACCTTCTCGATAGAGGTCAGAAAGCCGATACGTTCGATTGCAATTGATTGCTATCAATCGCGCAACACGAACAACGAGGGGTTGGGTGAACGGAGTTACGTGTGTAGTTGAAGTAATCAAGAGGGGCAAGAAACCGCGGGcggaggagagagagagagagagaggttgGGTGGTATGTGCGTTTGTTTGTTCGCAGAAAaatgcccccccccccccccccccccccaccccccctcttcttctttccgTCCTTTTTCTGTCTTGTGGTTTCTGCCGAGTAAGCTGCTTGCTCGCTTCTTCACCTGTGTTGTGTTGTGTGTTGTTCAGCTCGTCCTCCACTGCCattcctcccccccccccccccccccccaattCCTTGTATCCGTATTCGTGGTTCGCATTTTTGTGCAAAGAGCTTAGCCCACTGATAACGGCCTTCGTCTACTACTAGGTAGAGTTGTGCTTACGTAGGTGCCCACTCAAATCCTCACTCCTTGGGTCCTCCCATACTCCCCAACCCAGTTGGCGGAGAAGCTACCTACGTTATCCACAAATCCTCTATCCGTATCATTCAATCTTAATCTTTTGCGGAGTTGGCTGGACCTATGGATGGAGCGACTCATGAGTGGATTGAGCTAAGATTGCCTAGCATCTGGTTTTCTGGAAAGCCCAAGGAATTCCAACTGGAACATTATTCAAATAGCGTCGGTTTACGGCTGGCCCGCTAGAGCTTCTGCTAGGTCGCCGGCCGGTTGACCTGGCTTTTCTCGAGCCGTGGAAAGTTTTTAACCTGCAAAGTGCGGCTTTCGTCGGGCGGGGGCGGAGCGGAGCGATATGGCTACTTATCACGCTGTCACTGACAAACGCCATCATCAAGTGCGGGCGAGCTGACACCATGTTGACGAGCTGAGCCACTAATCACGCTGCCAGGCTTCCCGAATCCGCGTTACACTCACCTAGCCTGACGGCAAGGATGGGGGCCCTGGAGATGTTCTCGAAACATTCTGGCCTCTCTTCCCCGAGATGACAATCCGGAGATTACGACTGGGTAACCTTGTCATACGGGCCCGTTGTTTGTTTGTCTTGCTCTGTCTGTCTGAATTGTGCATCACTCGGAGTATACCACACGTCTGGTGCATCTTGTATCTAAAGCAGCGGAGCACTTTGGGTCTTGTCATGATTGGAACTAATCCGTGTCCAACTGAGGGCACACATCTGCATGTTATACACGCACACAACCTGCAGAACCAAGTTGTGGCTACCTGACCGGTCGCCTCTTCCACTTCTTGCGGGCATTATCGTCCTGAAATTCGATTGCACCGGTAGAAGGCTCTCTGGCCTTTCCCTCTTTCCTCTCACCGAGATACCCGCACGCTTGGATAAAACAAAAAGAAAACAGAAATCCTCGTCAATGGAATGTATCCCACAAAGACTGTTCCAACCAGATCGTCAAGAACGGGATTGGGCAGTCGTATGTACGGGTAGAAAAAGTaagaaattaaaataaaaaacgtttCGCTACCATGACAATGCTGAGCCCGTCAGAAGCTGCGGGCAGGGATCAGTGCCGAATCGCAAAGACAGGAGACGCCTTCAACTCAACGGCTGCCGAGAACAGAATCGTCATCGTCGCCTCGTGAGTGGGAGAACATCTCCCGGGGTATAATGACAAACCTGAAATGGAAAACAATGCAAAACAGTGCCGCAAATCAAATATCAAATCCGCACTCCTGTCGACGACGGCTTCTTACCCAGCGTCATTTGGCTCAGCGACAATGTCCTGGCTGCCTTCTTTCGCTGGGGgtcttcgtcctcgtcgcGCAACTCCTCCCCGAACGCGCCGTAGCCGTGATGCTGCTCTTCCCTTGGCGTCGCGAAAACCTCCGAGTACGAGTCCTCGTCTCCGGGGCCGGTCCCAACGCCAGAATCTTCAGCCAAAAATTGCCGATTTCTGGACGCGgtttcctcctcctcatcggATGAATCCTGGTCAAAGGCAGACACGCTGCCAAACGACTTGGCAGTTGGGGGAGGCTCCATTGCCAGAGACATGCGGCCGTGACCGCTGGGCCCAGAGATCATATTCAGGCGTCTCGTCAACTTCTTGACCTGAGACTCTAGGGCCTGTCGAGAGGCTCTCTCCGTCTCCAGCAGCGCGAGAAGCATCGTGTAGTGATCTGCTGTGAAGGTCTCTTGTGCCCTGTTCGGCTCGACGCGAGATAGTGCTGGTAAGCTCGTCACGCCACGGATGGTGGAATTCGAGGTTGGCCTATTCATGGATGCAGGGAGTTGCAGAGAGCCCACATACGTGGGAGTCTCGCCGAAGGAGGTGTGAGACTCCTTTGAGTGTGCAGAGCTGCTGTACCGGGAGACTGGGGCTTGCTGGCGCGAGAGTTGCTGCAGTGCCGGATTGACTGCGGTGCTTGTCGTCTGAGAAGATGGATTCGAACCCGGTACCGATGGCGCAGGACGTTGCGGCTGGCTCATGTGGATCTGGAATCCAGGAACAGAGTTGCACAGATGCGTGACCACGTCCTCCACACGGTGCATCCTCTCCTCCAGCGTCTCTATGCGCGTCTCGATGCTGGCCGCCTGCGTGATCTTCATGCCAGCCATGACATTCATGTGCGTCAAGTTCCCAAACGAGAATGGTTGAGGTGGTGTGTGCACCTGTCCCTGCTCGATTGGGGATTCGGGCATGCTCATGGGAGGGGCCATGCCCGTGAACTGGTTTTCATGGTCTGGAATATTGGATGACGCCGGCGATGCGATGAAGGCTGGGTCATAGCTCTCTCTCCAATATCGGATTTCGTCGCTTCTGCGCCGAACTTCGGATCGTCCTTCTGGATTCTGCATTCCACTGAGACTCCTGGATCGGCGCTTTTGGCTAACATCACTAGTGATGGCTCGCCCAATTTCTTCGGGGTCATCGTCATCTGTGAAAAGGCGGCTCCCGCGGACGTGGGTGCTTGCAGGACGAGGCGAGAGGCCTGCAAGTTCTCCCTCGCGACTCCTGAAAGGAGCCGAGTAGATCTGACTTGTCGTGGCTGTGGCCGCCCTCTTGTGGCCTTGATACAAAGATGGGTCGACGTTGATTGAATTGCGCGCACTCTCAATGGCGGTAATGTCTTGGGGCCCTATGGAGTGAGACCGTAATGCTCTGTCGTACTCCGTGATCGGCAAGGACGCCGATCGCTTTGGTTCGGCTTCCTTGACTCGGCTTAACCCGGAAGTGTCCTGTTGGTCCCCCCGTCAGTCTCCAAGTTCAGAAAGAATGCTATGGTACGGGAGCAGCCGGTGCCGAAACTTACGCTCTTGTGTTGGTTCGAGGCGTTGTACGTCGATACGCGCTGCGAATCGGTCGAGCCCTGAGAGCCCGTCTTCTTTTTGCGGCCAAAAAGCTTCCCCAACGCGCCGCGCAATGTTGACTTTTTGCGCTGTGGACGATCCTTGCTCGCGCCCGTCTGTTCAGATGACGCACTCACGGCGGAATATCGCAAGTTGCTGGATGCGTTTGTTCTTCTTTGTGATTGGGGCGTGTTGGCCTGTGTTGCGTGTGTCGCCGATGTTGGTGATGATGCTGAACCGGAGCCAGAACCGGCGGAACCCGTTGGTGCAATCACCGAGTCTGCTCTCGGGGCCTGTGAAACTTCGGGCTGAGGCTGAGGGACCGAGACAATCGACCCGGCCCTTTGTTCGGCCTGCGGCGGATGCATCATTTGCTCCTTCATGTCGCCCTCGGTCAGAGGCGTAGCAATCCCGGTACCCGGGTTGCGCATTGGGAATTCGTCGTCGACTGGGCTAGGGATAGGAATCGGGCCTGATATTTTGCCCCGAATGGACTGGCCCGTTAAAGATCGAGGTACTGCGCCAGGAGCGGCGGGTGGGTTGGCCGACTTGAAGAGGCCCATGGCAGTGCCAGCAATTGGTGATTACTTCGTGCGTGGCTCTAGGCTAGAGCGAGTGTGAAGGAGGCCAGAGGACGAAGAGCGTTGTATTTGATAGCTGACCCCTGTTATGCCATGAAGTGTGGTGAGGTCCGAAGAGAGATGACGGAGAAGGGTATAGATATTGTTGGTGAGACCCAAGAGGATTGCCAACGGGATGCGTCCGG from the Colletotrichum lupini chromosome 3, complete sequence genome contains:
- a CDS encoding valyl-tRNA synthetase yields the protein MATDSGRGNPIGATEGLKEEVPPAVSNETKAQVASTSATHAAGQDAGATAGAPPKVKTEKELEKERKKAEKDAKFKAKLAEKAAKAAAAPAASKNKEKKAKAEKKEEEAIPEYVEDTPKGEKKRLKPLEDPHFKAYHPEAVESAWYDWWEKEGFFKPEFTAEGKVKPAGKFVIAHPPPNVTGALHLGHALGDSLQDIMIRWNRMLGKTTLWIPGCDHAGISTQSVVENMLWRREGKTRHDLGREDFVDKVWAWKGEYHDKINAALRKMGGSFDWSREAFTMDANLSAAVAETFVRLFEEGTIYRANRLVNWSSRLTTALSNLEVINKELTGRTLLEVPGYEKKIEFGVLIHFKYQIEGTDEYLEVATTRIETMLGDSGIAVHPDDPRYTHLVGKKAIHPIIPGRLMPIVADTYVDKEFGTGAVKLTPAHDPNDFNLGQKHGLEFINILTDDGNINENGGKYQGQKRFDVRYAIQEELKQLGLYVDKKDNAMTIPLCERSKDVIEPLLKPQWYMSMRSMADDAVAAVKDGRIKIKPESSERSFYAWMANINDWCISRQLWWGHRCPVYLAKVEGEKSDSLDNKRWFAGKTREEAEAKAKAALPGKNFTLEQDEDVLDTWFSSGLWPFSTLGWPNKTQDLQELYPTSVLETGWDILFFWIARMVMLGIKLTGQVPFTEVYCHSLVRDSEGRKMSKSLGNVIDPLDAIAGIKLEDLHAKLRTGNLHPSEVAKAEKYQKQAFPDGLPRNGADSLRFTMAALTSTSGDVNFDVKVMTGWRKFCNKIWQASKYVLGNLPADFVPAKEATVGVTLAEKWILHKLNNSAKEINTALAARDFQQATGIVYQYILNFLCDVYIENSKSIIRDGTPEEAASAVQTLYTALEGALTMIHPFTPFLTEELWQRLPRRPEDKTRSIMLASYPVYDAKFDDPKSEAAYELVLGCSRGARSLMSEYAQKEESKIIIQSHDATSHQTINDQVASIKTLSGKGVTGIDIITSDAARPAGCVAFPVASSASVYLHVKGRVDLDAEVEKAKKRLDKARANIDKQHKVLNDPIYKEKVAEAVQKLDKQKLVDLESEARSFEDTIKQFEQLKLE
- a CDS encoding ER membrane protein SH3; translated protein: MSGWVDWSKTTQSRNYRGSTSFATFMIIGPTCFFLGILFASFPYDFPLLWTSAPVPETFFAHLETHLKFMHQSPPLIGRLLNIIVFTGFLGFFIKLFRPSEANVLFDGASLVLYLIGVGVYITNIVKGLRSVSAGIWDDPNFTGEVKDGPVTGEIILGKEDSLKVLAASNTILALVLVGVLVLQAGQWYAERKDREDFAKLEKEEKGAKGSASKKKQ